GCGCTCTCCGCCTGCTCCAGCGGCGTCACCTCGCTCGACGGCGGCGGGACGACCTCCGGCGGGAGCGGCTCCAGCAAGGGCGGAGTCACCATCGGCACCGCCAACTTCACCGAGAACCAGGTGCTGGGCTACCTCTACGCCGCGGTGCTCCAGCAGGCCGGCGTGAAGGTGAAGGTCCGCCCGAACCTCGGCACCCGCGAGATCGTGATCCCCGCGCTCAAGGCGGGCGACATCGACCTGCTGCCCGAGTACCAGGGCGCCCTGCTCAACTACCTCGCCCCGAAGGACGCCTCCGCCGAGCCGGGCACCATGCAGAACGCGCTCACCCTGGCGCTGCCCGGCGGCCTCCAGGTGCTGCCGTACGGCCAGGCGGCCGACTCCGACTGCTTCGTCGTCACCCGGGCGACCGCACGGAAGTACGGCCTGACCTCCCTCGCCGACCTCGCCAAGCAGAACGGCGAGCTGGTCATCGGCGCCGCGCCCGAGGTGAAGAAGCGCCGGGTGGGCGCGGTCGGGCTGAAGGACGTGTACGGCGTCGAGTTCAAGGAGTTCAAGTCGCTCGACTCGGACGGCCCGCTGGTCAAGGGCGCGCTGAAGAAGGGGGACGTGGACGTGGCGAACCTGTTCACCACCGACACCGACATCGCGGCCAACGGCTGGGTGGTGCTCACCGATCCCAGGAACCTCATCCCCAGCCAGCACATCGTCCCCCTCATCGCCGACCGCAAGGCCGACGACACGGTCCGCAAGGCGCTCGCCCGCCTCGGGAACGTCCTCACCACCGAGCAGCTCACCCAGCTCAACAGCCAGGTCGACAACGACAAGAAGGACCCGGAGGACGTGGCGAACGCATACGCGAAGCAGCACGGGCTGGCCTAGGAAGGACCCCCGCCGCAACAGGGGGGATAACCCCAGTGCAGCGGGCGTTCCGGCTGCCTACCGTGGGTTCCATGACCCCAATGGATGAGCGGGACCCCGAACTCAAGAAGGAACTCAACGCCACCCTGCAGGCCCGCAGGGAACTGGGCGAGGAGTACGAGTCCGCGCTGGTCGACTCGTTCCTGGAGAAGGTCGACCAGCGGATCGACGGCGCCGTGGACCGCCGCCTGCGCCGGCAGCTCGCCGAGCAGCAGATGGTGACGGCCCGGGGCGCCCGCTCGCCGAAGTCCACCGACTCCTTCGGCGAACGCTTCGGCTTCGGCATCGTCTCCATGGTCCTGGCGATCCCGCTCTCCGCGATCGGCGGCGGCGTCGCCCACCTGCCCGGCCTGCTGGTCTCCTGGGTCGGCATCGTCGGCGTCAACGCCTTCCAGGCGCTGCGCGTCAACCCGGACCTCTTCCGGGGCCGGCGCGCGAAGCCGTCCTCCCCGAGCAGCGACTGGGAGGGCTGACCCGGCGCTCACACCTGCGCGGTCGGCAGCACCATGACCTGACGCAGATTGACGTGCCGCGGCCGGCTGGTGACGTACGCGACGAGGTCGGCGAGCTCCGTGGCCGCCAGCGTGCCCATCGCCTCGGCCATCCCGACGACCTGCTCCCGCAGCCCGTCGCCGTCGATGTGCGTGGCCAGCTCGCTCTCCGTCAGCCCCGGCTCGATGTTGGTGACCCGCACCCCCCGCGGCCCGAACTCGTTGCGCAGCAGCGCCGAGAGATGGGTGACCGCGGCCTTCGTCGCCCCATACACCGCGTAGTTGGTGAAGTTGGTGACGTGCGCGCCGATGGACGAGACGTTCACCAGGTCCGCGCTGCGCCCCTGCGCGGCCGCCTCGTTCAGGTCACCGGCGAGGGCCCCGATGACGCGCAGAACACCGGTGACATTGGTGTCGATCATCCGCTGCCACTCGTCGACACGGGCGTTGGCGATCGGGTTCGGCAGCATCACGCCCGCGTTGTTCACGACCAGGTCGACGGTGCCGTAGGCCGCGTGGACGCTCTCCACGGCCGCCGCCACGGACGCGTCCTCGGTGACGTCGGCGACCACGGCCAGCGCCTGACCTCCGTCGGCCCGGATCTTCCCGACGATCGCCTCCAGCCGCTCACCGCGCCGCGCGAGCAGCGCGACCCGCGCCCCCTGCGCGGCCAGCAGCACCGCCGTGGCCTCTCCGATGCCGCTCGCCGCTCCGGTGACGACGGCGGTACGTCCGGCCAGATTCTCGTACGACATCGATGTGCTCCTCGGTGGGATGTCCGCCGGGGTCGCTCCCCGGCCTCGTCCACCACCCTGCGGCGTCCGGGCAGCCGTACCCAGGGATGCGCTTTTCCTGGGTCTGCCAGTACCAGGTTAGAAACCGGGACCTCCCCTACGATCGAACCCATGAACGGGGACCTCGGAGACTTCCTGCGCTCACGCCGCGCCCGCATCCGGCCCGAGGAGGTGGGGCTGCCCTCGCACGGCAGGCGCCGCGTGCCCGGTCTGCGCCGGGAAGAGGTGGCGCAGCTGGCCGGAGTGAGCGTGGACTACTACATCCGGCTGGAGCAGGGCAGGGGCCCCAGCGTTTCGGAGGGGGTCCTGGACGCGGTCGCGCGCGTACTGCGCCTGGACGAGACCGAGCACGCCTATCTGCGTACGGTGGCCCGGCCGACGAGGAAGAAGCCGGGCCCGCGCCGCGAGGCCGCGCCACGCGTGCGCCCCGGAGTCCAACTGCTGCTCGACAGCATGGACCGCACCCCCGCCTTCGTCCTCGGGCCCAGGATGGACGTGCTCGCCTGGAACGCCCTCGCCGATGCGCTGAGCGGCTACAGCCGCATGGCTCCCGCACGCCGCAACATCGTCCGCCAGCTCTTCCTGGAGCCCGAGGACCGCGACCTCTATCCCGACTTCGCGGCGGTCGCCTCCCAGAGCGTGGCCCATCTGCGCCTGAACGCGGGAGCCCACCCCGACGACCCCGCACTGCGCGACCTCGTCGGCGAACTCTCCCTCAAGAGCGAGGACTTCCGCCGGCTGTGGGCCGACCACCAGGTCAAGGCGTGCATGTACGGCGTCAAACGCGTCCGGCACCCGGTGGCGGGCCTGCTGACCCTGCCGTACGAGTCCCTGGTCCTGCCGGAGACCCCCGACCGGACGCTCGTGGCGTACACGCCGGAGCCGGGGTCGGAGACGGCGGAGAGGCTTGCGCTGCTGGGCAGTTGGACCAGTACGAGCGCGTAGAAAAGAGCAGCGAAAAGCAGCAAAGATATGCGCGGGGACCGCCGCACCCCCGTTACCGGGGGGCGGGACGACGGCGGTCCCCGCGAAGGACGTGGACCGGGTCAGGCCAGGTCTCACGTCCGGCGTCCATGGAGGTCCGGGAGCCGCTCCGGAGGTCCTTGGACGTTCGGCGCCGGCCGGGGCGGGGAGCCGCTCCCGCCCTGCCGACATCCACTAATGTGCCCGACCCGTGTTAAGCGTGTGCTGCGCGGACGTGACACGCTCGTACCAGTTCCGCGAAGTCCACCCTTTCGGTGGGAAACCGCAAGTTCGCCGCCGGCACCCGGGGTTCACCGGACGTTTCCCGCTACTTCCCGCCCTTGGCGAGGAAGGCCAGCAGGTCCTGGCGGCTGATGACGCCGGTGGGCTTGCCCTCCACGAGGACGATGGCCGCGTCCGCCCGACCGAGGACCGACATCAGGTCGCCGACCGGCTCGCCGGAGCCGACCTGGGGAAGGGGGGCCGACATGTGCTTCTCCAGCGGGTCCTCCAGCGAGGCCCGCTGGGCGAACAGGGCGTCGAGCAGCTCGCGTTCGACGACCGAGCCGACGACCTCCGCGGCCATCACGTCCGGGTGGCCGGCGCCCGGCTTGACGATCGGCATCTGCGAGACGCCGTACTCCCGCAGTACCTCGATGGCCTCGCCCACCGTCTCGTCCGGGTGCATGTGGACGAGGGAGGGGATGGCGCCGTGCACCTTGTCGTTGAGGACGTCGGCGACGCGGGCGCTGGGACCCTCGTCCTCCAGGAAGCCGTAGTCGGCCATCCACTCGTCGTTGAAGATCTTCGAGAGGTACCCGCGCCCGCTGTCCGGGAGCAGGACCACCACGACGCCGTTCTCGTCCAGGCGCTCGGCGACCCGCAGGGCCGCGACGACGGCCATGCCGCAGGAGCCGCCCACCAGCAGGCCCTCCTCCTTGGCCAGCCGGCGGGTCATCTGGAAGGAGTCCTTGTCCGACACCGCGACGATCTCGTCGGCGACGGTCCGGTCGTAGGCGGTCGGCCAGAAGTCCTCGCCGACGCCCTCGACGAGATACGGCCGCCCGGACCCGCCGGAGTACACGGACCCCTCCGGGTCGGCGCCGATGACCTGGACCTTGCCGTCACTGGCGTCCTTCAGATAGCGGCCGGTGCCGGAGATGGTGCCGCCGGTGCCGACGCCCGCCACGAAGTGGGTGATCCTCCCCTCCGTCTGCTCCCACAGCTCAGGGCCGGTGGAGTGGTAGTGGGAGAGCGGGTTGTTGGGGTTGGAGTACTGGTCGGGCTTCCACGCACCGGGCGTCTCGCGCACCAGCCGGTCGGAGACGTTGTAGTAGGAGTCCGGGTGCTCGGGGTCCACGGCGGTCGGGCAGACGACGACCTCGGCGCCGTAGGCCCGCAGGACGTTGATCTTGTCCGTCGACACCTTGTCGGGGCACACGAAGATGCACTTGTACCCCTTCTGCTGCGCCACGATGGCGAGCCCGACCCCGGTGTTTCCGCTGGTCGGCTCGACGATGGTGCCCCCGGGCTTCAGTGCCCCGCTCTCCTCCGCCGCCTCGATCATGCGCAGGGCGATGCGGTCCTTCACGGAGCCGCCGGGGTTGAAGTACTCGACCTTGGCCAGGACGGTCGCCTTGATGCCCTTGGTCACGCTGTTGAGCCTCACCAGCGGGGTGTTGCCGACGAGGCTGATCATCGAGTCGTGGAATTGCACCGTTGTCTCCGGATGCTTGCAAAAGAAGTGGTCCTAGTGGTCCAGCCAGCCTATGGCCTGATCGGGCGCCATGACGGTCGTTCACTCCCCGTTGGGATTGGGCCACGGTCCGTGCGGGGCAAGGAGTGGGTGTAGCGGGTTCGACGGAGGTGGCGGCGACGTATGACGAGCATGTCGAGGGCGAGGACGGCCAGGCGGATCGCGGCCGGCGCGGCGTACGGCGGCGGCGGGATCGGTCTGGTCGGCGCGGCGGCCATGGGTCTGCTGCTGGCGGAGGTGCGGCTGGCCAGGCGGCAGGTGGGCAACGGCACGGCGCCGCACGTCCCGCAGGCCGAGGGCCGG
This portion of the Streptomyces canus genome encodes:
- a CDS encoding ABC transporter substrate-binding protein, whose protein sequence is MNRRTLLAGLFAAASVPALSACSSGVTSLDGGGTTSGGSGSSKGGVTIGTANFTENQVLGYLYAAVLQQAGVKVKVRPNLGTREIVIPALKAGDIDLLPEYQGALLNYLAPKDASAEPGTMQNALTLALPGGLQVLPYGQAADSDCFVVTRATARKYGLTSLADLAKQNGELVIGAAPEVKKRRVGAVGLKDVYGVEFKEFKSLDSDGPLVKGALKKGDVDVANLFTTDTDIAANGWVVLTDPRNLIPSQHIVPLIADRKADDTVRKALARLGNVLTTEQLTQLNSQVDNDKKDPEDVANAYAKQHGLA
- a CDS encoding cystathionine beta-synthase, producing MQFHDSMISLVGNTPLVRLNSVTKGIKATVLAKVEYFNPGGSVKDRIALRMIEAAEESGALKPGGTIVEPTSGNTGVGLAIVAQQKGYKCIFVCPDKVSTDKINVLRAYGAEVVVCPTAVDPEHPDSYYNVSDRLVRETPGAWKPDQYSNPNNPLSHYHSTGPELWEQTEGRITHFVAGVGTGGTISGTGRYLKDASDGKVQVIGADPEGSVYSGGSGRPYLVEGVGEDFWPTAYDRTVADEIVAVSDKDSFQMTRRLAKEEGLLVGGSCGMAVVAALRVAERLDENGVVVVLLPDSGRGYLSKIFNDEWMADYGFLEDEGPSARVADVLNDKVHGAIPSLVHMHPDETVGEAIEVLREYGVSQMPIVKPGAGHPDVMAAEVVGSVVERELLDALFAQRASLEDPLEKHMSAPLPQVGSGEPVGDLMSVLGRADAAIVLVEGKPTGVISRQDLLAFLAKGGK
- a CDS encoding helix-turn-helix transcriptional regulator; translated protein: MNGDLGDFLRSRRARIRPEEVGLPSHGRRRVPGLRREEVAQLAGVSVDYYIRLEQGRGPSVSEGVLDAVARVLRLDETEHAYLRTVARPTRKKPGPRREAAPRVRPGVQLLLDSMDRTPAFVLGPRMDVLAWNALADALSGYSRMAPARRNIVRQLFLEPEDRDLYPDFAAVASQSVAHLRLNAGAHPDDPALRDLVGELSLKSEDFRRLWADHQVKACMYGVKRVRHPVAGLLTLPYESLVLPETPDRTLVAYTPEPGSETAERLALLGSWTSTSA
- a CDS encoding SDR family oxidoreductase; the protein is MSYENLAGRTAVVTGAASGIGEATAVLLAAQGARVALLARRGERLEAIVGKIRADGGQALAVVADVTEDASVAAAVESVHAAYGTVDLVVNNAGVMLPNPIANARVDEWQRMIDTNVTGVLRVIGALAGDLNEAAAQGRSADLVNVSSIGAHVTNFTNYAVYGATKAAVTHLSALLRNEFGPRGVRVTNIEPGLTESELATHIDGDGLREQVVGMAEAMGTLAATELADLVAYVTSRPRHVNLRQVMVLPTAQV